A single Nomascus leucogenys isolate Asia chromosome 14, Asia_NLE_v1, whole genome shotgun sequence DNA region contains:
- the LOC100587077 gene encoding LOW QUALITY PROTEIN: leucine-rich repeat-containing protein 37A3-like (The sequence of the model RefSeq protein was modified relative to this genomic sequence to represent the inferred CDS: inserted 2 bases in 2 codons; deleted 1 base in 1 codon; substituted 3 bases at 3 genomic stop codons), whose product MSWLRFWGPWPLLTWQLLRLLVKEAQPLVWVKDPLQLTSNPMGPPEPWSSCSSHLSWESPHAPAPPAAPGDFDXLGPSASSQMSALPQELTENLAPFLDTDSAGELPLGPEQFLAAHQDLNDKLTPQERLPEVSKPTKFVSPKNLKKDLAERWSLAEIVGILHQLSKPQHQKQTLQDGYSSMDTLYPGSLPPELRVNADEPPGSTEQVGLSQFHLEPETQNPETLEDIQSSSLQEEAPAQLPQLPQEVEPSTQQEAPALPPESSMESLAQTPLNHEVTVQPPGEDQAHYNLPNITVKPADVEVTVTSEPKNETESSQAQKKAPIHPPEEVEPSATQQEAPTEPPGPPTEPELSPSEQEQPAQPSESSGEVESSPAQQDAPAQPPEHHEVPVSPPGHRQTQHSDFPSVSVKPPDMQLTIATEPSAEVETSPVHQEAIAQLSGPGNVEPPAIQHGGPPLPPESSEEXGRLAIQXATSVQSLEPINNENLSPTQQEAAAEHPQTAEEGESSLTQQEAPAQLPEPPKEFAAQPPAHYEVTVPTPGQGPAQPSTLPSVTVQPLDLGLTIIPEFMTEVELSPIMQETPTQPPKKIVPQLVVCRVVTIPTPGQDQAQHPMSPRITVQPLDMGLTITPEPTTGVEHSTPLKRTIVPPKHLKVILPHPDQVQTQHSHLTEATVQPLDLGLTITPESTTEVESSTALMTTAPPPEHPEVTLPPSDKGEAQHSHLTEATVQPLDLELSITTEPTTEVKPSPTTGETSAQPPDPGLAITPEPTTEIGHSTVLEKTTAPRPDQVQTLYXSLTEVTGPPKKLESSQDSLVQSETAPEEQKASTSTNICELCTCRDETLSCVGLSPKQRLHQVPVPEPNTYNGIFTTFLLSCIEAVCKTVKLHCNXSCLTNTIHCPEEASVGDPEGVLVKALQAWKQHTSTELTIESEAPSDSSGIKLSGFGSEQLDTNDESDVINALSHILPYFSEGNLDEESIMLSFAKLLFSNENSLAKIQSVGKNLQRVNRVLIGPRSIQKRHFEEVGKHSTRKEQDAQAFVDNVAKEKRLESPAPRELEQPHIVQGPEKVAGNTIYAKPLFAQEHKAAVSSMLKPFSMGVPSASSPAKALPQVRDRSKDLAYTILILEMAMARVKNMEAAKPIAHSRKKYRFYKTRSRVAHRTPKAKKIRKFRKGSYLNRLMLAKRLPFSAEKSLINSQGVFSSLGDLSPQENPLLEVFAPSECFREMSRRRGWGPYLRSLRIQHRSSSVQLPAKPPEDKPDAEGYEWTIAVSFQLADFSPLHWLRLGSPGFGVPLVPPPRVVAFSLGVTPSRGAADP is encoded by the exons ATGTCTTGGCTGCGTTTCTGGGGCCCATGGCCCCTCCTTACGTGGCAACTGTTGCGTCTACTAGTCAAGGAGGCTCAGCCTCTGGTGTGGGTCAAGGACCCACTCCAGCTGACCTCTAACCCCATGGGGCCACCTGAGCCCTGGTCTTCCTGCTCCTCCCATCTCTCGTGGGAATCTCCCCATGCACCTGCTCCCCCAGCAGCCCCAGGGGACTTTGATTAACTAGGGCCCTCTGCTTCTTCGCAGATGTCAGCCCTGCCCCAGGAATTGACTGAAAATTTGGCTCCATTCCTGGACACGGATTCAGCTGGAGAGCTGCCCCTGGGGCCAGAGCAGTTCTTGGCTGCACATCAGGATTTAAATGACAAGCTGACTCCGCAAGAAAGGCTCCCAGAG GTTTCAAAACCAACTAAATTTGTTTCGCCCAAGAACCTGAAGAAAGATCTAGCTGAGCGTTGGAGCCTTGCTGAGATTGTTGGGATTCTACACCAATtatccaaacctcagcatcagaAACAGACTTTGCAGGATGGATATTCGAGTATGGACACACTATATCCCGGCAGCCTGCCTCCAGAACTCCGGGTGAACGCAGATGAGCCTCCAGGGTCAACTGAGCAAGTTGGACTTTCTCAATTCCATCTAGAGCCTGAAACTCAAAATCCAGAGACCCTGGAAGACATCCAGTCCTCTTCACTCCAGGAAGAAGCCCCAGCACAGCTTCCACAGCTCCCTCAGGAGGTAGAACCTTCGACCCAGCAGGaggccccagctctgcctccagagtCCTCTATGGAGAGTCTAGCTCAAACTCCACTGAATCATGAAGTGACAGTTCAACCTCCAGGTGAGGATCAAGCTCATTATAACTTGCCCAACATTACAGTTAAACCTGCAGATGTGGAGGTTACTGTGACTTCAGAGCCCAAAAATGAGACAGAATCTTCCCAAGCCCAGAAGAAGGCCCCAATTCATCCTCCAGAGGAGGTGGAACCTTCTGCAACCCAACAGGAGGCCCCAACTGAGCCGCCAGGTCCTCCCACGGAGCCTGAACTTTCCCCCAGTGAGCAGGAGCAGccagctcagccttctgagtcttCTGGGGAGGTTGAATCTTCTCCAGCCCAGCAGGAtgccccagctcagcctccagaacatCATGAAGTCCCAGTTTCACCTCCAGGTCACCGTCAGACTCAGCATTCAGATTTTCCCAGTGTCTCTGTTAAGCCTCCAGACATGCAGCTCACCATAGCAACAGAGCCTAGTGCAGAGGTGGAAACTTCTCCAGTCCACCAGGAAGCTATAGCTCAGCTCTCAGGTCCAGGTAATGTAGAACCTCCTGCCATCCAGCACGGGGGCCCACCTCTACCTCCAGAGTCATCAGAAG TTGGACGTTTAGCAATTCAATAGGCGACTTCAGTTCAATCTCTGGAACCTATTAATAATGAGAACCTCTCTCCAACCCAGCAGGAGGCTGCAGCTGAGCATCCACAGACTGCTGAGGAGGGTGAGTCTTCTCTAACCCAGCAGGAGGCCCCAGC TCAGCTTCCAGAGCCACCTAAGGAATTTGCTGCTCAACCTCCAGCTCATTATGAGGTGACAGTCCCAACACCAGGCCAGGGTCCAGCTCAGCCTTCAACATTGCCCAGTGTCACTGTTCAACCTTTGGATCTGGGACTTACCATCATTCCAGAATTCATGACAGAGGTTGAACTTTCTCCCATCATGCAGGAgaccccaactcagcctcctaagaaaaTTGTACCCCAACTTGTAGTATGTCGAGTGGTAACAATTCCAACACCAGGTCAGGATCAAGCTCAGCATCCAATGTCACCCAGAATTACAGTTCAACCTTTGGACATGGGACTTACCATCACTCCAGAACCCACTACGGGGGTTGAACATTCTACACCCCTGAAGAGGACTATAGTTCCTCCAAAGCACCTTAAGGTGATACTTCCACATCCAGACCAGGTTCAGACTCAGCATTCACACCTGACTGAAGCCACAGTTCAACCTTTGGATCTGGGGCTTACCATCACTCCAGAATCCACAACAGAGGTTGAATCTTCTACAGCCCTGATGACTACAGCTCCTCCTCCAGAACACCCTGAGGTGACCCTTCCACCTTCAGACAAGGGTGAGGCTCAGCATTCACACCTGACTGAAGCCACAGTTCAACCTCTGGACCTGGAGCTTAGCATAACTACAGAGCCTACTACAGAGGTTAAACCGTCTCCAACCACGGGGGAAacctcagctcagcctccagacCCGGGGCTTGCCATAACTCCAGAACCCACTACAGAGATTGGACATTCCACAGTCCTGGAGAAGACTACAGCTCCTCGTCCAGACCAGGTTCAGACTCTGTATTGAAGCCTGACTGAGGTCACAGGTCCACCTAAAAAGTTAGAATCTTCGCAGGATTCGTTGGTGCAGTCTGAAACTGCACCAGAGGAACAGAAGGCCTCCACAAGCACCAACATATGTGAGCTCTGTACCTGCAGAGATGAGACTCTGTCATGTGTTGGTCTGAGCCCAAAGCAGAGGCTCCACCAAGTGCCTGTGCCAGAGCCCAACACCTACAATGGCATCTTCACCACCTT cctcctgagctgcaTTGAGGCTGTCTGCAAGACAGTCAAGCTGCATTGCA ACTCATGTCTGACTAACACCATACATTGTC CTGAAGAAGCATCTGTAGGGGATCCAGAAGGAGTGTTAGTGAAGGCATTGCAAGCCTGGAAGCAGCACACAAGCACTGAGCTGACTATTGAGTCGGAGGCGCCCTCAGACAGCAGCGGCATCAAGTTGTCAGGCTTTGGGAGTGAGCAGCTAGACACTAACGACGAGAGTGATGTTATCAATGCACTAAGTCACATCTTGCCTTATTTCTCAGAAGGAAATCTAGATGAAGAATCGATAATGTTATCATTCGCTAAACTGCTTTTTTCAAAT GAAAACAGCCTGGCAAAGATCCAAAGTGTAGGCAAAAACCTGCAGAGAGTGAACAGAGTCCTCATAGGCCCAAGGAGCATCCAGAAAAGACACTTCGAAGAGGTGGGAAAGCACAGCACTAGAAAAGAACAGGATGCCCAGGCATTTGTGGACAATGTTGCCAAAGAAAAAAGGCTTGAGAGTCCAGCCCCAAGGGAGCTGGAACAGCCTCACATAGTGCAGGGGCCTGAAAAGGTAGCGGGAAACACCATCTACGCCAAGCCTTTGTTCGCCCAGGAGCATAAGGCAGCAGTATCCTCTATGCTGAAACCCTTCTCCATGGGCGTGCCTTCTGCCTCTAGCCCTGCAAAAGCCCTACCTCAGGTCAGAGACAGATCAAAAGACTTAGCCTAcaccattttaattttagaaatggcAATGGCTAGGGTTAAAAACATGGAGGCTGCTAAACCAATCGcacattccaga aaaaaataccgCTTTTATAAAACTCGCTCCCGTGTGGCCCACAGAACACCCAAGGCCAAAAAGATTAGAAAGTTTAGAAAGGGCAGTTATCTCAATAGACTGATGCTCGCAAAGAGGCTGCCGTTCTCTGCAGAGAAGAGCCTCATAAATTCACAAGGGGTTTTTTCATCCTTAGGAGACCTGAGTCCTCAAGAAAACCCTCTTCTGGAAGTATTTGCCCCTTCAGAATGTTTTAGAGAAA TGTCACGACGACGAGGATGGGGACCCTATCTTCGGAGCCTGAGGATCCAGCACAGGTCCAGCTCTGTGCAGCTGCCTGCCAAGCCGCCAGAGGACAAGCCGGACGCCGAAGGCTACGAGTGGACGATTGCAGTTAGTTTCCAACTCGCCGACTTCTCACCCCTCCACTGGCTCCGGCTTGGCAGTCCTGGTTTCGGGGTGCCCTTGGTCCCTCCCCCTCGCGTCGTCGCGTTCTCCCTTGGCGTAACCCCCAGCCGCGGGGCCGCAGACCCCTAA